TCTTCCACCCCCACGACCTGCTGGAAGCCGCGCTCGCCCATCCGGCGAAGTTCGCCCCCGGCGCCAAGTGGGAGTACAGCAACACCAACTACCTCCTCGCCGGCCTGCTGATCGAGAGGGTGACGGAGCGTCCGGTCCAGGAGGAGATAACGCGACGCGTGATCAAGAAGGCGGGCCTGCGCCACACCTACTGGCCCCAGCCGGGCGACCGCACCCTCCGTGCGCCGCACCCGCACGGCTACGCGCTCAGCAGCACGGAGAACGGGAAGGTCATCGACGCGACCACCATGGACCCGTCCTGGGGCGGGGCGGCCGGACAGATGATCTCGACCCCGAGCGATCTGGCCAAGTTCGCCCGCGTCCTGCTGGACGGCAAGCTGCTTCCGCCTCGCCAACTGGCCGAGATGCGCAAGACCGTGGACGCCCCGCTGCTGCCCGGCTGGCGGTACGGGCTCGGTGTGTTCAGCATCCCGCTGAGCTGCGGAGGGGTCTACTGGGGCCACGGCGGGGACATCGACGGCTACGAGACACGGGGCGGCGCCACCGACGACGGCCGCTCGGTCGGGGTCGCCGTGACGGCTCTGCCCGGTACGTTCGGCGACGCGGAGAAGGGGGCGCTGGCGGTCATGTCGGCCACGGACACGGCGTTCTGCACGTGACCCGACGCTCTGCGGAGTGCTGACCGGCTGACCGGCCACGGCCGACCGGTCACCGGGAAGCCGGGCGACGCGGGGCACGTGGAGCCAAGGCCGCGGCCACGACGGCGACCGCCGCAGGGTCTTGGCCGGGCGGCTCGGCCTCCGTGCCGGACGGTGTGGGGGCCCGCACGGCATGAGGCGGCGGTATGCCGTGCGGCCCCCCACCCGGACCCGTCGGTGCCAGGTGAACACCTCGTGGTGCGACGGAATGAGCGTTCCGGGACTCGGCACTCACGGGAGGGTGACGGACGGGTAGTCCTCGGTGTAGGACCCGCCGTCCGCGCCGTAGTAGGCGCAGGTGCGAGCTGTGGTGTCGACGTCGTACCAGACGACACCGGCGTCCCAACAGCCACGGACGAAGTCGGGGAATGCCGTCTCTCCGGCCTGATCGGCGCGCAGAGCCGCGACCAAGGCGGCCTCGTCGAATGGCGGGGCGGATGCGAACCCAGTGATCAGCGGCTCACCCTGGACCGCTACGTTGCCGTGCTCGGTGAGGTACAGGAAGGCGTTGGCCGGGACGGCCATGCGGCAGTGGGAGACACCGGCCTGACGCAGGCTCTCGGCAAGGTAGGGAGAGCCGCCGACCTTGTGGCTGACGTCTATGCGGCCGCAGGCGCGTTGCGCCGTGCCGGCGAGGCGCTGGCTGGAGCGGAGGGCCAGACGCAGGCTCGTTGGCAGCTGATGAGCGTGGTCAGTGAGCAGCCGCTGTCGGTGGCTCGCGCCGCGCGCCGCCTAGGAGTCGCACGCCAGGGCGTGCAGCGTATCGCCGTGAATCTCGTCCGCGACGGTCTCGCGGAGTTCCAGGGCAACCCTGACCACCTCACCTCGCCACTGCTCACCCTCACCGATGCCGGGCAGCGGGTCCTGGGGGCGATCACCGTCCGGGCCGCCCCTGCGCACCAGGTGATGGGGGAGGGCATTTCGGTGGACGACTTGGCGGCCGCGCGCTCCGTCCTGCAGCGGCTGACCCAGCAGACGGACATCTGGACAGGCGCGCCGTGAACTCGGACGCGGCGTCGAACTGGGCCGCGGGCCCCACCTCGCGCGGCCGGGCGATCGTCATGGCTGCTGACGCCACGCTCGGGGACCCGGCCGACAAGGATCGCGGTGGCGATCAAGACGGTCGGTGGGCGTTCATGCCGCGAGCCTGGCCCGCCGTGGATGCGGCGTGCCAGGCTCGTGCGGTCGGCGGGGGGTGCTACGAGAGCCCGCCGACGTGCGGTGCCACGGTGTTGACCCAGTTGTCGCCGTTCGCCGCGTCCCAGTTGGTGGACCAGGTCATTGCGCCGCGCAGCCCCGGGTAGGTCTTCTCGGGCTTGAACGCGCCGCAGTTCTCACCCTTGGTCAGGCAGTCCAGGGCGTCGTTCACGATCGCCGGTTCGACGTAGCCGGAGCCGGCGCCCTTGGGAGAGGCGGGGGTGCCGATGCCGACCTGGTCGGCGTCGAGGCCGTTCTCCAGTTGGATGCAGGCCAGCGCGGTCAGGAAGTCGACCGTGCCCTGGGCGTAGACGTTGCCGTCGCAGCCGGCCATCGAACCGCTGTTGTAGTACTGCATGTTGACGACGGTCAGGATGTCCTTCACGTCGAGCGCCAGCTTGAAGTACTCGGAGTCGGGGCTCTGCATGTCCAGCGTCTGCGGCGCCATCGTGAGGACCAGGTCACCACCAGCCTTCTCGGACAGCGACTTCAGCGCCTGGCCCATGTACTGGGCGTTGATGCCGTGCTCCAGGTCGATGTCGACGCCGTCGAAGCCGTACTCCTCCATGAGGGCGTACGTGCTGTCGGCGAACTGCTGGGCCGACTCGGAGTCGTTGACCGTCACGTTCCCGAGCTCGCCGCCGACGGAGATGATGACGGACTTGCCGGCCTTCTGCTTGGCGGCGATGTCGGCCTTGAAGTCGTCCTCGGAGGAGTAGCCGACCGCTGGGTCGAGGTTGAACTCGATCTGGCCGTCGGTGCCGGTGGCGTCGGCGAAGGCGACCGCGATGATGTCGTAGCCGTCCTGAACGTCACCCAGCTTCTGGACGGTTGCGCCGTTGTCGAAGTTCTGCCAGTAGCCGGTGACGGCATGGGCCGGCACGGCCGCACGGGCCTGTGCGCTCTCGGCCGCGCCGGCGGTGCTGCCGAGCGTGGTGGCCGCCATGAGCCCGCCGGCGGCGAGGACGAGGGCGGCACTGCCGCTCAGGAGCCTGTTGCTGCGCTTCTTGTGATGTGTCCGGTCCACGGGAAATCTCCTGGTGCGTGGGGGGAGTTCGCGAACGAGGGGGACATCGGTGGCCACCGACCTGGTGCAGGAGATTGGTTCATACCAATGCTCATGTCAACCCGTATCGTCGCGGTCCTCGTTTATGTGCGCTTTCGCCGTCGCACCTTCACTCCTTACACACGCATTCCCACGCGCCGCGGTGCGTGCGGGGTGACCGGCTTTGACGATGACCTGGCTGTCCACGCAGAACGTTCGCCTCGGGCGCCGCTCGCCAGGATGGTGCGGGATCATCTTGCTGCTGGGGACCTCCTGGAACTGGTCCGGGCGCCGCAGCCGTGGAGATCGAGGATTTCTATACCGGCAACAGCATCGATCTCCTCGAAAACCGCATCGCCACGCGCGTGGCCGACGGGGATCGGCCCGCAGGCGATCACCGCAGCCCGCAGCCCGCAGCCCGCAGCCCGCAGCCCGCAGCCCGCAGCCCGCGGCGCGATCGCGGTCGGGGCAGAGGACCCCGGTGACGAGATCGAGGTGATCACCTCACTCGGGGGTCCTGTGGTGCAAGTGATGCACCACGGGCCCTTCGGTAACGAGTACGAGACGCTCGCTCGCCTGGGCGCCTTCGCGCGTGAAAGAGGGCTGCGCCGCGCCGGTCCGCACCGTGAGGTCAGCCTTGACCCCTTCACCACTCAGACGCTATGGGGTGGGACGTCGTGCCCAGCGACTGCGCCGCCGCCCGCGCCGCTTCCCGGGTCACCGGCCCCGTCCGGCTGAGGATCGCCCTCAAGCTGCTGAGTGCCACACAGCAGGAGGCCGCCGGCCTGAACCTCTTCTCCCGCAGCTCCGTCGCCAGCGCGACGGCAAGCCTGGGACACGAGGTGGGCGAGCTGATCCGAGCTGAGGGCCGGATCGTGGCGCTCCCGGCGCCCAGGAGCGCCTCGTTCGATTTCGGCGACGGCGGCCCGGAGGCGTGCCTGTCCGCCCGATGGGTGACCTGATTACCAGCCACGTCTCCACCGGAGCACCCTCCATCGAGGTATACGTGCAGAGCGGTCCGCCGCTCCCGCTCGGCCTGGATCTCGACAGCCTGCCTGAGGGACCCACGCCGGCGGAGCGTGAGGTGGGCCGGAGCAAGATCCTCGCCGAGGCGACGGGGCGCGACGGCACCGTGGCCCGCACCCTCGTCGACACCCCGACCGGCTACCGCTTCACCGAGCTCTCCGCCGTCGAGATCGCCCGCCGGGTACTCGTGGATGACCACGCCCCCGGCTTCCGGTCCCCGGTCTCCGCCTACGGACCCGAGCTCGTCCTCGCCATCGCCGACAGCCACGGCACCGACCTGTGAACCCCCACCCGCACACCCAGGAGTCGCCACCCATGAGTGACAACGAGGCCGCACCCGAGCACAGCGCACTCGACGCGGCGAACAGCCGCGCACTGCAGGTCCGCGCTCTCTGCGAACAGGTCGAGCAGCAGGTGCTCGGCCGGACCTGGACCCTGCCCGAGCTGGCGGTCGGGTTCACCCGCGACACCGCCTGTGTCGGCCGGCTGGTCCCGGCGGCCGAGGGTACGGGGGTGAGTGGCCCTCCCGGTGTCATCCGGCGAGGCGTCAGCAGAGTCGGCACGTGGTCAGCACGAGTCCTGAGGAACCTGGGGAGCACCGCCCGGGCACGCGACTCGTTGTAGAGTGGGGAAACAGCACTTGACCTGCAAAAACGCAGGCGGGGAGCCTAGCCCAGGAGTACCGCAGTGATGCGCACCATGTTCAAGTCCAAGATCCACCGGGCCACCGTCACCCAGGCCGACCTGCACTACGTCGGTTCCGTGACGGTCGACGCCGACCTGATGGACGCCGCCGACCTGCTGGCCGGTGAG
This DNA window, taken from Streptomyces griseus subsp. griseus, encodes the following:
- a CDS encoding serine hydrolase domain-containing protein, with product MHRKKISTKLRRGLLAATVTGLAGALVTNVALAQSPVETTAASAPQSKPTSLQRSLDALVGQEKFPAALAHVNKNGRSASLVAGSSRLGRQVPVPRDGQVRAGSNTKTFTAIVVLQLVAEGKVRLDEPVETYLPGLVRGDGIDGRRITVRQLLQHTSGLPNYTEHIGLEDFAKIQHKFFHPHDLLEAALAHPAKFAPGAKWEYSNTNYLLAGLLIERVTERPVQEEITRRVIKKAGLRHTYWPQPGDRTLRAPHPHGYALSSTENGKVIDATTMDPSWGGAAGQMISTPSDLAKFARVLLDGKLLPPRQLAEMRKTVDAPLLPGWRYGLGVFSIPLSCGGVYWGHGGDIDGYETRGGATDDGRSVGVAVTALPGTFGDAEKGALAVMSATDTAFCT
- a CDS encoding DUF1398 family protein, whose product is MLTDHAHQLPTSLRLALRSSQRLAGTAQRACGRIDVSHKVGGSPYLAESLRQAGVSHCRMAVPANAFLYLTEHGNVAVQGEPLITGFASAPPFDEAALVAALRADQAGETAFPDFVRGCWDAGVVWYDVDTTARTCAYYGADGGSYTEDYPSVTLP
- a CDS encoding MarR family winged helix-turn-helix transcriptional regulator, whose product is MADVYAAAGALRRAGEALAGAEGQTQARWQLMSVVSEQPLSVARAARRLGVARQGVQRIAVNLVRDGLAEFQGNPDHLTSPLLTLTDAGQRVLGAITVRAAPAHQVMGEGISVDDLAAARSVLQRLTQQTDIWTGAP
- a CDS encoding chitinase; translation: MDRTHHKKRSNRLLSGSAALVLAAGGLMAATTLGSTAGAAESAQARAAVPAHAVTGYWQNFDNGATVQKLGDVQDGYDIIAVAFADATGTDGQIEFNLDPAVGYSSEDDFKADIAAKQKAGKSVIISVGGELGNVTVNDSESAQQFADSTYALMEEYGFDGVDIDLEHGINAQYMGQALKSLSEKAGGDLVLTMAPQTLDMQSPDSEYFKLALDVKDILTVVNMQYYNSGSMAGCDGNVYAQGTVDFLTALACIQLENGLDADQVGIGTPASPKGAGSGYVEPAIVNDALDCLTKGENCGAFKPEKTYPGLRGAMTWSTNWDAANGDNWVNTVAPHVGGLS